Proteins co-encoded in one Lates calcarifer isolate ASB-BC8 linkage group LG17, TLL_Latcal_v3, whole genome shotgun sequence genomic window:
- the onecut3a gene encoding hepatocyte nuclear factor 6 translates to MELTMENIGNLHGVSHSHQTSDLMNSPHARQSSASHRNLVSHGRSAMVSSMASILEGAGDYRTDHALSAPLHPAMTMSCDSGMSLSSTYTTLTPLQHLPPISTVSEKFHHPHPHAHHHPAHQRLAAGNVSGSFTLMRDDRSLASMSNLYGHYPKDMSGMGQPLSPLSNGLGSLHSSQQTLSAYGPGAHLSNDKMLSSGGFESHAAMLSRGEEHLARGLGGHGAGLMTSLNGIHHHSHPHSQANGSMLSDRDRQTVVGGGQGAGSGQVEEINTKEVAQRITAELKRYSIPQAIFAQRILCRSQGTLSDLLRNPKPWSKLKSGRETFRRMWKWLQEPEFQRMSALRLAACKRKEQEQHKDRNTAPKKQRLVFTDLQRRTLIAIFKENKRPSKEMQITISQQLGLELSTVSNFFMNARRRCVDRWHDDHGTSPGQPGTSATTFSKA, encoded by the exons ATGGAGCTTACAATGGAAAACATTGGAAATCTGCACGGTGTATCTCACTCCCATCAAACGAGCGACTTAATGAACTCCCCGCACGCGCGCCAGTCGTCGGCGTCGCATCGGAACTTGGTGTCGCACGGACGGTCAGCCATGGTGTCCAGCATGGCCTCGATACTGGAGGGAGCGGGGGACTACCGCACGGACCACGCTTTGTCTGCCCCCCTGCATCCGGCGATGACCATGTCGTGCGACTCCGGGATGAGCCTGAGCAGCACCTACACCACGCTGACGCCGCTGCAGCACCTGCCCCCCATATCCACCGTCTCGGAGAAATTTCACCATCCACACCCACATGCTCACCATCATCCGGCGCACCAGCGGCTCGCCGCCGGGAACGTCAGCGGCAGCTTCACCCTGATGAGGGACGACCGAAGCCTCGCCTCCATGAGTAACCTCTATGGCCACTACCCGAAAGATATGTCCGGCATGGGGCAGCCTCTGTCCCCTCTGTCTAACGGTCTCGGGTCTTTGCACAGCTCTCAGCAGACTCTCAGCGCCTACGGCCCCGGAGCTCACCTCTCCAACGACAAGATGCTCTCCTCGGGGGGCTTCGAGTCTCACGCGGCCATGCTGTCTCGAGGCGAGGAGCACCTGGCCCGGGGTCTCGGGGGCCACGGGGCCGGGCTCATGACATCCTTGAACGGCATACACCATCACAGCCATCCGCACTCTCAGGCAAACGGGTCCATGCTGTCAGACCGGGACAGGCAGACGGTGGTGGGAGGCGGGCAGGGAGCTGGGTCGGGGCAAGTAGAGGAGATAAACACCAAAGAGGTGGCACAGCGAATAACGGCAGAGCTCAAGCGCTACAGCATCCCCCAGGCCATCTTTGCTCAGAGGATCTTGTGCCGGTCCCAGGGAACTCTGTCTGACCTGCTGCGGAATCCTAAACCGTGGAGTAAACTCAAGTCTGGCCGGGAGACGTTCAGGAGGATGTGGAAGTGGCTCCAGGAGCCCGAATTCCAGCGGATGTCAGCGCTCAGGCTTGCAG CCTGCAAGCGCAAAGAACAGGAGCAACACAAGGACCGCAACACGGCGCCCAAGAAACAGCGTCTGGTCTTCACCGACCTGCAGCGGCGCACCCTCATCGCCATCTTCAAGGAGAACAAGCGCCCATCCAAGGAAATGCAGATCACCATCTCCCAGCAGCTGGGCCTGGAGCTCAGCACCGTCAGCAACTTCTTCATGAATGCACGCCGCCGCTGCGTGGACCGCTGGCACGATGACCACGGCACCAGCCCCGGGCAGCCAGGCACGTCCGCCACCACTTTCTCCAAggcctga